CAAGCCGCGTCCTGCCATTCCGGAAGATCAGGCAGGCGCGTCAGCGCTGCCTGCATCGCCTTCGCCATGACCTTCGACGACAGCCCCGCCGTCATGGGATAAACCGGCTCGATCAGCGGCAGGTGCGCAAATTCCTCGCGGGTGACGATGTGATCGGGGTGACTCATCTGGGCGTCGGCGCGGAACCATTCGATTGCCCCGGAAATGACGCGGGTCTCGCCTTCCGGCAGGATGCGCTTGAGGTGGTCCGGAAAAGCCCGGAAGAAGACAAGCGACATGTGCCCCGTGTCGTCATGCACCTCCACCCGGTAGGGAATGTTGGCGCGCCCTCGCGGTGGCGGCTTGTGCGCCCCCACCGTCACCTCAACCGTCACAATACCTTGTTCAGGCAACTGCTTGATCTTGCATCGGTATCTCCGGTCGACAAGACCCGATGGAAGGTGCATCAGCAGGTCCGCCAGCCGCACTTCGTCCGACCTCCCCACGAGCCTCCGGAACAGCGCCTCCACCTTGTCGCCCACGCCCTTGAGGCTGGTGACGGAAGCAAACAACGGGGTGAGGACATCGGGCCGCATGGTGAGGCTGTTGTCCTTCGGAACGGGTTGCGGTGCAAGTCTTCTGCACTATAAGCAGGCCATCATGTCCCTGGCAGACCCGCTCGAATCCCGCCGCAAGCGCTTGCTCTGGCGCGCCTCCCGGCGCGGCATCAAGGAGATGGACATCATCGTCGGCGGTTTTGCCGAGGCGCGTCTTGCCGGCATGGATGCAACCGAACTGGATGCCTTCGAACGCATTCTGGATATTCCGGACCAGGATCTCCTCTCCTATGCCACGATGCAGGTCGACATCCCGGTCCCCCTCCGCTCACCCATGCTGGAGGCCGTTCTCGCCTTTCGTCCCGCAGTAAGCCCATGACCGCCATCACCGAACTGACCGCCCGCTGGAACGTCTCCGGCCGCCTGATCGCCGCCGGACTGCCGGGCGGGCTTGAAGCAGCCGTGCTGCCGCAACTGGTGCAGGCAGCAGGAACACGCGGCTACATTCACGTCTGCGTGGATGACCAGAGTGCTGCCCAGCTGGAAGAGCAGATCCGTTTCTTCGCGCCGGGCTTGCGTGTGTTGCGCTTCCCCGCCTGGGACTGTCTGCCCTACGACCGGGTTTCTCCATCGGCGGACATCATCGCCCAGCGCCTGGCCACATTGGCGGAACTGGCGCGACCACTGCAGAAGCCGATACTTGTTCTCACCACCGTCAACGCCATCCTGTTGCGCACCGTGGCCGACGATGTGGTGAAGGGCGCTTCTTGGTCCGCCGCACCAGGACAGCGCGTGGACAGCAATGCGCTCACGGCTTTCCTCGCCGACAACGGATATTCCCGCACGGGCACCGTGGTGGACCCCGGTGACTATGCTGTGCGCGGCGGCCTCATCGACATTTATCCGCCGGGGCAATCGGCACCCGTGCGCCTCGACTTCTTCGGCGACACGCTGGAAAGCCTGCGTGCCTTCGATCCGGAGACACAGCGCACCACCGAGCAGTTGAAACGCCTCACCATCAACCCGGCCAACGAGGTGCTGCTCAATGCCGAGAGCGTCGCGCTGTTCCGCAAATCATATGCGGAGGCCTTCGGTGGCATCGACACCTCGGACCCGCTCTATGAAAGCGTCACATCGGCGCGCCGCTATCAGGGCATGGAGCACTGGTTGCCGTTGTTCCACGCAACGCTCTCGCGCCTGCCGGATTTCCTGCCCGATGCCGTGATCAGCCTCGGCCATACCGTGCCGGAAGCCGTGACCGCGCGGCATGAGCAGATCGCCGAATATTACGATGCCCGCAAGGAGGCGCTGACCAAGCAGACCTTCGGCGCCGCCCCCTACAAGCCACTGCCGCCCGGTCGCCTGTTCCTGATGGAAGCGGAATGGAAGCAACTGCTGGCCGACCGCGCGGTGGTTGAGGTGACGCCCTTCGAGCGCCCCGAAGGCAATGCCGTTTCCTTCGGCGGCCGCAGGGGCCGCAGCTTCGCTGCCGAGCGGGCGGAGGTTGGCGGCAACGTCTACGAGGCGGTGAAGACGCACATTGAAACAGTGCGTGCCGGCGGAAAGCGCGTGGTGCTGGCGGCGTGGTCAGAAGGGTCCGCCGAGCGCCTCGCCACCATCCTGCGCGACCATGATGTTGCAGCGATTGCCGATGCCAGGTCCTGGGACGAGGTCACGGCCCGCGCCGCTGCACTCACCAACATCATTGTATTGCCACTGGAAGAGGGCTTCGAGACGGACGATATCGCCGTCATCGCCGAGCAGGACATCCTCGGCGACCGCATGGTGCGCCGCGCCCGGCGTGCCCGCAAGGCGGCGGATGTCATCTCCGAACTCGCATCCCTGTCACCCGGCGACTACATGGTCCATGTCGATCATGGCATCGGCCGCTTCGAAGGGCTGAAGACCATCGACGTGCAGGGTGCGCCCCACGACTGCCTGCTGCTGATCTATCACAACAACGACCGCCTGTTTATTCCGGTGGAGAACATCGATCTGCTCTCGCGCTACGGCTCCGAGACGGAAGGCGTGCAACTGGACCGTCTGGGCGGCGGCGCGTGGCAGGCGAAGAAGGCGCGCCTGAAGGAACGCATCCGCGAGATCGCCAACGACCTGATCAAGACGGCGGCGGCGCGCGAACTGAAGTCCGGCGACATTCTGGCGCCACCGGAAGGCGCATTTGACGAGTTCTGCGCCCGCTTCCCGTATGAAGAAACGGAAGACCAGCTTACCTCCATCGAAGCCGTGCTGGACGACCTGCAACGCGGCCGTCCCATGGACCGCCTCGTGTGTGGCGACGTGGGCTTCGGCAAGACGGAGGTGGCGCTGCGGGCCGCCTTCGTGGCGGCCTATGCCGGCAAGCAGGTGGCCGTGGTGGTGCCGACGACGCTGCTCTCCCGCCAGCATTTCCGCACCTTCACAGAGCGATTCAAGAACCTGCCGCTCCGGCTCGCCCAAGCCTCGCGCCTCGTGGGCCGGAAAGAGGTGGAGGCGGTGAAGCAGGGCCTGGCCGATGGCTCCATCGATATCGTGGTCGGTACCCACGCGCTGCTGCAAGGCACCATCAAGTTCCGTGACCTCGGCCTTCTCATCATCGACGAGGAGCAGCATTTCGGCGTGAAGCACAAGGAGCGCCTGAAGGAGATGAAGGCGAACGTCCACGTGCTGACGCTCACCGCCACGCCCATTCCGCGCACGCTGCAACTCTCGCTCTCGGGCGTGCGGGACATGTCGCTGATCGCAACTCCGCCCATCGACCGCCTGGCCGTGCGCACCTACGTGACTCCGTTTGATCCGGTGGTGATCCGCGAGCATCTGCTGCGCGAACATTTCCGCGGCGGCCAGAGCTTCTATGTCGTGCCCCGCATCACCGACCTGGATGAAATTGCCGCCTTCCTGCGCGAAAGCGTGCCCGAGGTGAAGTTCCGCACGGCCCACGGCCGCATGCCGCCAACGGAACTCGAAGACATCATGACCGGCTTCTACGACCGTGCCTTCGACGTGCTTCTGTCGACCACGATCGTGGAATCGGGTCTCGACATCCCGACGGCGAATACCTTGATCGTGCACCGCTCCGACATGTTCGGCCTCGCGCAGCTCTATCAGATCCGTGGCCGCGTGGGGCGCTCCAAGACGCGCGCCTACGCCTTGATGACCACCCCGGCCAACCGCGCCATGACCGGATCGGCGGAACGGCGGCTGAAAGTGCTGCAATCGCTCGACTCGCTTGGCGCGGGCTTCACGCTGGCCAGCCATGATCTCGATATCCGCGGTGCGGGCAACATCCTGGGCGAGGAGCAATCCGGCAACATCCGCGAAGTGGGCTACGAACTCTACCAGACCATGCTGGAAGAGGCGGTGGCGCAGATGCGGGCCGGCGAGTTGACAGTGGACGACAGCCAGTGGTCGCCGCAGATCAACATCGGCACTTCCGTGCTGATCCCCGAGGACTACGTCTCCGACCTGCAGGTGAGGCTCGGTCTTTACCGCCGTCTTGCTGACTTCAAGGAACAGCCGGACCTCGATGCCTTTGGCGCGGAATTGCACGACCGCTTCGGCAAGCCGCCGGAGGAAGTGCAGCACCTCCTCGACATTGTTTCGATCAAGCTCCTGTGCCGCGTGGCCAACGTGCAGTCGGTGGATGCCGGTGCCAAGGGGGCGTCGATCACCTTCCGCAACGGCACATTCCCGAACCCGCCAGCACTGGTGCAATGGATTGCGGGGCAGGGCACACTCGCCAAGCTGCGTGCCGACATGAAACTCGTCATCATCCGCGACTGGGCCACCCCCGCCGCGCGGCTGAAGGGTACGCGGCAGTTGATGCAGACGCTGGTAAAATTGGCCGCAAGCTAGCTCTGGGCCGCCTTGCGGATGGACTGCGCCAGGTATTCCGGCGACTGTGCGCCGACGACGCCGTAGCGGCTGCCGAGGATGAAGGTGGGAACGCCAGTGACGCCGATCTCCTGCGCCTGCGTCACCTCCGTCATCACCTTGTCCACATCCGTATCGCTGCCGAGGTAGTCCCTGATCTGTTCGGCTTTGAAACCGTTGATCACGGCGATGGTGGTGAGCACCTCCGTGTCGCCGACATCCTGACCGTGGTGCCAGTAGGCCATGAACAGCGCCTCAGCAACATTGGCTTGCACGCCAGCAGGTTGGGCAAGACGGAGCAGGCGGTGGGCGTTGAGGGTGTTGGGCGTGCGGGTGATCAGGTCGAAGCGGTACGGCACGCCTTCCGCCGCGCCCGCCGCGACAAGCGGATCATGGATTGTCTTCAGCCGCTCCTCGCCGAACTTGGCCGCCATGTAGGCGTGGCGATCGAGGCCTTCCGGCGGAATGCTCGGGTCGAGGAAAAAGGGGCGGAAGATCACTTCAACGTCAACGTCATGTATGAGGCTTAACGCCCTGTCCAGTCTGCGCTTTCCCAGAAAACACCAGGGACAGATCACGTCCGAGACGACATCGATGCGGAGCGCCATCACTGCACCCGCCACAAGGTTGTCGCTTCGAAACCGGGAAGAGGCTGGGTCGGGGGTCTGCCGATGCTGGTCCAGCGCGCCACCCACTGCCCGCCCGCGTCATAGAGCGGAATGATGTAGTGGCCTGCCACCAGCAGGCGGTCCTCGGCGCGCACGGCGGATTCGAAGTCCTCCTGCGTCGTTGCCTTCAGCATCGCATCAATGGCCGCATCGACCTTGGAATCGGCGATGCCGGGATAGTTCCGCGTGCCCTCGGCGGTGCGCCCTGCAGACCCGAAATAGAGTTTCTGCTCATTTCCCGGCGAGAGCGAATTGTACCAGGTCACGGGGATCATGTCGTAGTCGTAGGTCTTCTGCAGGGAGGCAAACTGCGCTGCATCGACCAGCCGCACATCCACCTTGATGCCGATCTGTTGCAGCGTACGCTGGAAATGCAGCGCGATCTTCTCCTGGTCGCCATTCCCAAGCGTGAGCGTGAAGGCAAAGGGCTCGCCCGCGGCGTTCACCATGGCACCGTCCTTGATGGTCCAGCCCGCGTCCGCGAGCTTGCCCACAGCCGCGCGCAGCACCTTGCGGTCCCGGCCCGAACCATCGCTCACCGGAAGTGCGTAGCTGCCGTCGAGATAGTCGGCGCGCAAGCCACCTTCGCCGATAATGGCAAGTTCGCGCGCATCCGCAGGCTTGCCCTTCGACGACAGCATTGAGCCGCTGTAGTACCCAAACGTCCGGCGGTAGGCCTTGCTGAAAAGGTTGGCGTTTGCCCATTCGAAATCGAAGGCCATGCTGAGGGCCTCGCGCACTCGCACATCCTCGAAGATCTTGCGCCGCGTGTTGAAGGCAAAGCCGGAAGCGGGCGCAGGCGAGCGCTGCTCGACGGTTTCCTTGATGAGCTTCCCCTCGCTCACGGCAGGGAAATCATAGCCCGATGACCAGCGCACGGGGTCTGTCTCGATCCGCACGTCCGCATCGCCCTTTTTCAGGGCTTCAAAAGCGGCATTGGCGTCGCGGAAATAATCGTAGCGGAGGCTGTCGAAGTTCCACAGCCCCTTGTTCAGGGGCAGGGCCTTGCCCCAGTAATCCGGGTTCTTCGTATAGGTGATGCGCTCTCCCGCCTTGATCTCGCTGATCACATAGGGGCCGGAGCCCACCACCTTGTCCAGCGTCGTTGTGTCAAAAGCCTTGCCCTCCCAGTTCTTCTTCGAAAGCACCGGCATCACCCCCACGATCAGCGGCAACTCGCGGTCGCCCCCGTCCTGCCTGAAGACGACGGTGTGATCATCGGGCGTTTCGACACTCTTCACCTTGGAGTAGGAATTCTTGAAATTGGGGCGGCCCTTGTCCCGCAGCGTCTCCATCGACCACACGACATCCGCCGCCGTCACCGGCGAGCCATCAGAAAATTTCGCTTCGGGCCTGATCTTGAAGGTGAAGGTCGCGCGGTCATCGGTCACGTCGATGCTTTCGGCGAGGAGCCCATAGAGCGAGAAGGGCTCATCCCAGTTGCGGCCCATCAGGCTTTCGAAAACGAGCGTGCGCACGTTGAAAGCCGCGGTGCCCTTGATGATGAAGGGGTTGACGCTGTCGAAGCTGCCGGAAATGGCCTGCCGCAACATGCCGCCCTGGGGCGCCTCGGGGTTCACGTAGGGCAGGTTCTTGAAATCGGCGGAAAGGGCCGGCTCGCCATGCATGGCAATGCCATGGCGCGGTGCCGCCAAGGCACTTCCGGCCAGCAGGGCCGTGACGAAGGTGGCGGTCAGAATGCGGAGGAAGTGCATGGAATCACCCGTAGATTGCGAAGGGCCGATGGCCGGAAGGTGCCTCAAATCAAAAGGCCGGACAAGCGAAGCCTGCCCGGCCTTGATGGTGAAGCTGTGGCGCGCCGGTCAGCGCGCGATGATGTTGGAGAACTGCCAGGGATCACGCTTGTCGGGCGCATCGCCGAAGAAGCCGACGCGCGACTTGAGCGGGTTCCAGTCGGTGTAGATGCCTTCCACCGGGCCGAGATAGGGCCGCTGCACTTCGAGGCAACGGGCGTAGTCCATCTCGTCGGTCTCGACGATGCCGGCATTGGGGTTCTCGATGGCCCAGATCATGCCTGCGAGCACAGAGGACGTGACCTGCATGCCCGTGGCGTTCTGGTAGGGCGCAAGTTTGCGTGCTTCCTCGATTGAAAGCCTGGAGCCATACCAGTAGGCATTCTTCTTGTGGCCGTAGAGCAGCACGCCCAATTCGTCCCGCCCGTCCACGATCTCGTTTTCCTCGAGGATGTGGTTGTGTGTCTGGCGCTTGCCGCCATTGCCCAGCAACTCATGCCAGGAGAGCACCGCGTCGTTCGACGGATGATAGGCATAGTGGCATGTCGGACGGTAGCTGACGCTGCGGCCGGACTTCACCGTGAAGAAATCCGCTATGGAAATTGCCTCGTTGTGGGTCACGAGATAGCCGAAATGCGGACCCGCTTCCGGAGTCCAGGTGCGCACGCGCGTATCGGCACCCGGCCGTTCCAGATAGATCGCAGAGCCAGGGCCCACCTTGTGGCGGCGGCCTTCCGGCGGCAACTTCTTCTCGTGCGTGCCCCAGCCCAATTCCGCCGGCTGCAGGCCTTCCGAGACGAAGCCCTCGATCGACCAGGTGTTGATGAAGGTATCGAGCGGCTTGGGCTTCTTGGCGCGCTGCGTGTCCCGTTCGGCGATGTGGATGCCCTTCACGCCGACCTTCTTCATGAGCTTGGCCCAGCCTTCACGCGTCTTCGGCACGTCATGTGCAATCTTGAGGTCGCGGGCGATGTCGAGCAGCGCCTGCTTCACGAACCAGGACACCATGCCGGGGTTGGCGCCGCAGCAGGAAACCGCTGTCACGCCCGCACCCAGCTTGTGCTTCAGCGCCAGCAGGCCCTGCCGCATCATGTAGTTCGTGCGCGCCGCCGAGCCGAGCTTGGGGTTGTAGTAGAAACCGGGCCACGGCTCGATCACCGTGTCGATGTAGAGCGATCCCGTCTGGCGGGCGAGTTTCATCAGGTCGAGGCAATCCACATCAACCGACAGGTTGACGAGGAATGCGGGCGACGGGCCGGCAGTGAGCAGCGGCTTCAGTTCCTTCACATAGTTCTCGCGCGTGATCGCTTGCTGTACGAAGCGCACGCCAAGTTCATCGGCAACATGCTTCGACGCCGTCGAAGGATCGATCACCGTGATACGGCTCTTGTCGCCGCCGATATGCCGCAGGATGAGGGGAAGAACGCCACGGCCGATGGAGCCGAAACCCACCATGACGATGGGGCCGTTCCAGGTCGCGTGAAGTGTCCAGTTGCTCATGTCAGTCTCCTCGTGCCGTCAATGTTCGCGGGGGGTGAAATGGGCCGCTAAGCGCGCGCGCTCATAAGGCTTGCACGCCGCGATGCAAGAGAATTCTTGTGGCGTTTCCGCGATATAATCCGTTTGCGCCACGGGTTTGAGATTTGCAGGCCGAACCGCCATATTGGCAAGAACGATTCGCATGACATTTGAAGCAGGACCTGATGGCCAAATCCGCTGCCAAATCCGACGACGACCTGTTTGGAGAAACACCACAGGTGAAAAAGCCGGCTGCCAAGGCACCTGCCAAGACGCGCGGTGAAGACAGCTACACCGCTGCCGACATCGAAGTGCTGGAAGGGCTGGAGCCCGTCCGCCGCCGCCCGGGCATGT
The nucleotide sequence above comes from Hyphomicrobiales bacterium. Encoded proteins:
- a CDS encoding succinate dehydrogenase assembly factor 2 gives rise to the protein MSLADPLESRRKRLLWRASRRGIKEMDIIVGGFAEARLAGMDATELDAFERILDIPDQDLLSYATMQVDIPVPLRSPMLEAVLAFRPAVSP
- the mfd gene encoding transcription-repair coupling factor: MTAITELTARWNVSGRLIAAGLPGGLEAAVLPQLVQAAGTRGYIHVCVDDQSAAQLEEQIRFFAPGLRVLRFPAWDCLPYDRVSPSADIIAQRLATLAELARPLQKPILVLTTVNAILLRTVADDVVKGASWSAAPGQRVDSNALTAFLADNGYSRTGTVVDPGDYAVRGGLIDIYPPGQSAPVRLDFFGDTLESLRAFDPETQRTTEQLKRLTINPANEVLLNAESVALFRKSYAEAFGGIDTSDPLYESVTSARRYQGMEHWLPLFHATLSRLPDFLPDAVISLGHTVPEAVTARHEQIAEYYDARKEALTKQTFGAAPYKPLPPGRLFLMEAEWKQLLADRAVVEVTPFERPEGNAVSFGGRRGRSFAAERAEVGGNVYEAVKTHIETVRAGGKRVVLAAWSEGSAERLATILRDHDVAAIADARSWDEVTARAAALTNIIVLPLEEGFETDDIAVIAEQDILGDRMVRRARRARKAADVISELASLSPGDYMVHVDHGIGRFEGLKTIDVQGAPHDCLLLIYHNNDRLFIPVENIDLLSRYGSETEGVQLDRLGGGAWQAKKARLKERIREIANDLIKTAAARELKSGDILAPPEGAFDEFCARFPYEETEDQLTSIEAVLDDLQRGRPMDRLVCGDVGFGKTEVALRAAFVAAYAGKQVAVVVPTTLLSRQHFRTFTERFKNLPLRLAQASRLVGRKEVEAVKQGLADGSIDIVVGTHALLQGTIKFRDLGLLIIDEEQHFGVKHKERLKEMKANVHVLTLTATPIPRTLQLSLSGVRDMSLIATPPIDRLAVRTYVTPFDPVVIREHLLREHFRGGQSFYVVPRITDLDEIAAFLRESVPEVKFRTAHGRMPPTELEDIMTGFYDRAFDVLLSTTIVESGLDIPTANTLIVHRSDMFGLAQLYQIRGRVGRSKTRAYALMTTPANRAMTGSAERRLKVLQSLDSLGAGFTLASHDLDIRGAGNILGEEQSGNIREVGYELYQTMLEEAVAQMRAGELTVDDSQWSPQINIGTSVLIPEDYVSDLQVRLGLYRRLADFKEQPDLDAFGAELHDRFGKPPEEVQHLLDIVSIKLLCRVANVQSVDAGAKGASITFRNGTFPNPPALVQWIAGQGTLAKLRADMKLVIIRDWATPAARLKGTRQLMQTLVKLAAS
- a CDS encoding DsbA family oxidoreductase; translated protein: MALRIDVVSDVICPWCFLGKRRLDRALSLIHDVDVEVIFRPFFLDPSIPPEGLDRHAYMAAKFGEERLKTIHDPLVAAGAAEGVPYRFDLITRTPNTLNAHRLLRLAQPAGVQANVAEALFMAYWHHGQDVGDTEVLTTIAVINGFKAEQIRDYLGSDTDVDKVMTEVTQAQEIGVTGVPTFILGSRYGVVGAQSPEYLAQSIRKAAQS
- a CDS encoding ABC transporter substrate-binding protein, translated to MHFLRILTATFVTALLAGSALAAPRHGIAMHGEPALSADFKNLPYVNPEAPQGGMLRQAISGSFDSVNPFIIKGTAAFNVRTLVFESLMGRNWDEPFSLYGLLAESIDVTDDRATFTFKIRPEAKFSDGSPVTAADVVWSMETLRDKGRPNFKNSYSKVKSVETPDDHTVVFRQDGGDRELPLIVGVMPVLSKKNWEGKAFDTTTLDKVVGSGPYVISEIKAGERITYTKNPDYWGKALPLNKGLWNFDSLRYDYFRDANAAFEALKKGDADVRIETDPVRWSSGYDFPAVSEGKLIKETVEQRSPAPASGFAFNTRRKIFEDVRVREALSMAFDFEWANANLFSKAYRRTFGYYSGSMLSSKGKPADARELAIIGEGGLRADYLDGSYALPVSDGSGRDRKVLRAAVGKLADAGWTIKDGAMVNAAGEPFAFTLTLGNGDQEKIALHFQRTLQQIGIKVDVRLVDAAQFASLQKTYDYDMIPVTWYNSLSPGNEQKLYFGSAGRTAEGTRNYPGIADSKVDAAIDAMLKATTQEDFESAVRAEDRLLVAGHYIIPLYDAGGQWVARWTSIGRPPTQPLPGFEATTLWRVQ
- a CDS encoding homospermidine synthase; this encodes MSNWTLHATWNGPIVMVGFGSIGRGVLPLILRHIGGDKSRITVIDPSTASKHVADELGVRFVQQAITRENYVKELKPLLTAGPSPAFLVNLSVDVDCLDLMKLARQTGSLYIDTVIEPWPGFYYNPKLGSAARTNYMMRQGLLALKHKLGAGVTAVSCCGANPGMVSWFVKQALLDIARDLKIAHDVPKTREGWAKLMKKVGVKGIHIAERDTQRAKKPKPLDTFINTWSIEGFVSEGLQPAELGWGTHEKKLPPEGRRHKVGPGSAIYLERPGADTRVRTWTPEAGPHFGYLVTHNEAISIADFFTVKSGRSVSYRPTCHYAYHPSNDAVLSWHELLGNGGKRQTHNHILEENEIVDGRDELGVLLYGHKKNAYWYGSRLSIEEARKLAPYQNATGMQVTSSVLAGMIWAIENPNAGIVETDEMDYARCLEVQRPYLGPVEGIYTDWNPLKSRVGFFGDAPDKRDPWQFSNIIAR